A DNA window from Setaria viridis chromosome 2, Setaria_viridis_v4.0, whole genome shotgun sequence contains the following coding sequences:
- the LOC140221777 gene encoding uncharacterized protein has protein sequence MFRYVDDTLILLRTEEPQVHCLKHILIAFAAATSLVINYSKSTFVPIHVDVVHASSLAAILGCSMESFPQTYLGLPLSDAKLSAGVLDELTIPIERCIPDWRVHLLNHDGCLTLTNTVMLLKPVYAMVVIRLPKSMVERMDKPRRVMF, from the coding sequence ATGTTCCGGTATGTGGATGACACGCTCATCCTCCTCCGCACCGAGGAGCCCCAGGTTCACTGCCTCAAGCACATCCTCATCGCGTTCGCCGCCGCGACTAGCTTGGTGATCAACTACTCCAAGAGCACCTTCGTGCCCATCCATGTTGATGTGGTGCACGCCTCCTCTCTAGCTGCTATCTTGGGCTGCTCCATGGAGAGCTTCCCCCAGACTTACTTGGGCCTCCCGCTCTCCGACGCCAAGCTATCGGCGGGCGTCCTCGACGAGCTCACCATCCCCATTGAACGGTGCATTCCCGACTGGCGGGTTCACCTCCTCAACCATGACGGGTGCCTCACCTTGACCAACACGGTCATGTTGCTGAAGCCTGTGTACGCTATGGTGGTGATCCGCTTGCCCAAGTCCATGGTGGAGCGCATGGACAAGCCCCGCCGCGTCATGTTCTAG